The proteins below are encoded in one region of Populus alba chromosome 2, ASM523922v2, whole genome shotgun sequence:
- the LOC118057711 gene encoding probable cyclic nucleotide-gated ion channel 10, with protein sequence MGSERIRSLKKPLRFYPRGARSVKEQGPKKKILDPQGSFLQNWNKIFMLVCVLAVAIDPLFFYIPWVNGTDKDKCLDLDHKMEAAACVLRTFIDVVYILRIAFQFRTGFIAPSSRVFGRGELVEDPKVIAKKYLTSHFIIDILAILPLPQVVVIIILPSVDGPVSLAAKNLLEFVIFSQYIPRFVRIYPLFKEITRTSGILTETAWVGAVFNLFLYMLASHIIGAFWYLFSIEREDACWREVCKDRSVCDSTYWYCGNHRRENYTFLTESCPFIQPDQIQNSSVFNFGIFTDALDSGVVESTYFPRKFFYCFWWGLRNLSSLGQNLKTSTFIGEILFAIFISIAGLVLFALLIGNMQKYLESTTVRIEEMRVKRRDAEQWMSHRMLPDNLKERIRRHEQYRWQETRGVEERGLIRNLPKDLRRDINRHLCLDLIKKVPIFEKMDEQILDAVCDRLKATLYTKDSYVVREGDPVDEMLFIMRGNLLSVTTNGGRTGFFNAVSLKAGDFCGEGLLTWALDPQSSNLPISTRTVQALSEVEAFALEAEDLKTVASQFRRLHHKDIQHTFRLFSVQWRTWAACFIQAAWHRHCRRKQAKSFRQAEEKLQDALANAASTSPSLHIAIYASQFAANALRNLRQNGTNAARLPQRLSFLPQKPTEPDFSTQHHK encoded by the exons ATGGGTTCGGAGAGGATTAGAAGCCTAAAGAAACCATTGAGATTCTATCCTAGGGGTGCTCGCTCAGTGAAAGAACAAGGACCTAAGAAGAAGATTCTTGATCCGCAAGGTTCATTTCTCCAGAATTGGAACAAAATATTTATGCTTGTTTGCGTGCTTGCAGTGGCTATAGACCCCTTATTCTTTTACATCCCATGGGTTAATGGCACTGACAAAGACAAATGCCTTGATCTGGACCATAAGATGGAAGCTGCTGCTTGTGTTCTTCGTACATTCATTGATGTCGTATACATACTTCGAATAGCCTTTCAATTCCGCACTGGGTTCATAGCCCCTTCTTCTCGTGTATTTGGGAGGGGCGAGTTGGTTGAGGATCCTAAAGTTATCGCCAAAAAATACCTTACCTCTCACTTTATCATTGATATTCTAGCAATCCTTCCACTTCCTCAG GTAGTGGTTATAATCATCCTTCCATCAGTTGATGGCCCGGTTTCATTGGCTGCAAAGAACTTGCTTGAGTTTGTAATTTTCTCCCAATACATACCAAGATTTGTTCGAATCTATCCATTGTTCAAAGAAATAACTAGAACTTCTGGCATACTTACTGAAACTGCATGGGTGGGAGCTGTTTTCAACCTCTTTCTCTACATGCTAGCCAGTCAT ATAATTGGAgccttctggtacttgttctcaATCGAACGAGAAGATGCATGCTGGCGTGAAGTGTGTAAGGACCGATCAGTGTGTGATTCTACGTACTGGTATTGTGGAAATCATCGTCGAGAAAACTACACATTCCTGACCGAATCATGCCCTTTTATCCAACCTGATCAAATTCAAAACTCATCGGTCTTCAACTTTGGTATATTTACTGATGCTCTTGATTCTGGAGTGGTGGAATCAACTTATTTTCCGCGGAAATTCTTTTACTGCTTTTGGTGGGGTTTGCGCAATCTCAG CTCTCTTGGACAAAACCTTAAAACAAGCACCTTCATTGGAGAGATTCTCTTTGCCATCTTCATATCCATCGCTGGATTGGTTTTGTTTGCACTGCTTATCGGTAACATGCAG AAATATCTCGAATCCACAACTGTTAGAATTGAGGAAATGAGAGTGAAAAGGAGGGATGCAGAGCAGTGGATGTCCCACCGAATGCTCCCTGATAACCTGAAGGAACGAATTAGGCGGCATGAACAGTACAGATGGCAAGAAACCAGAGGAGTGGAAGAGCGGGGGCTGATTCGTAATCTTCCTAAAGATCTCAGGAGGGACATAAACCGCCATCTTTGCTTGGATCTGATCAAGAAA GTgccaatatttgaaaaaatggaTGAGCAAATATTGGATGCAGTATGCGATCGTCTCAAAGCAACTCTTTACACCAAGGATAGCTACGTTGTTCGAGAAGGGGACCCAGTTGACGAGATGCTATTTATCATGCGAGGTAATCTCTTAAGTGTGACCACTAACGGTGGAAGAACTGGTTTTTTCAATGCTGTCTCTCTCAAGGCTGGTGACTTCTGTGGAGAAGGGCTTCTTACATGGGCCCTAGACCCCCAATCCTCCAACCTCCCTATCTCAACTAGAACAGTACAAGCTCTGTCAGAGGTTGAGGCCTTTGCTTTGGAAGCTGAAGACTTGAAGACTGTAGCTTCCCAGTTTCGCCGTTTACATCACAAGGATATCCAGCACACATTCAG GTTGTTCTCAGTGCAGTGGAGGACGTGGGCAGCATGCTTCATACAGGCAGCTTGGCATCGTCACTGTAGGAGGAAGCAGGCTAAAAGCTTCCGTCAAGCAGAAGAAAAACTGCAAGATGCTTTGGCAAACGCGGCCAGTACTTCGCCAAGCCTTCATATTGCCATTTATGCATCACAGTTTGCTGCCAACGCATTAAGAAATCTGCGGCAGAATGGCACAAACGCAGCTAGATTGCCGCAGAGATTGTCATTTCTGCCTCAGAAACCAACAGAGCCGGACTTTTCCACTCAACATCACAAGTAA